TCCCTATGGCCCCCTGCTTCCCTCAGCTCTCGCTTAGGGTGCGATTCTAAGGGGTCCTTCCTCTATGGCACTCTCTCCCACTGCCTCTGCTAACACTCTGTCTTGCGTCCTGCTTTGCTTTCTTTGTACATTTGTTCCCACGTGACATTAAGCAGCTTTTCCTGTGTCCCTCCCCTAGAAGACAGGCTTTATGGGTGAATCCGTATCGCCCAACACCCCTGCACATGGTGGTCACTAAGTATTTACTGGACACATGAACTGTCTCCTTGGAACTCctgtggtatttcattgtgttgCTCCAATGGTATTTGTCGTGTCTTGCTACATTTCCTTGTCATTCTCGTGTGTGTTCTCCTCTACTGTTTCCTCCATAGCGCTCGTACTAAAGATTCCTTTTGTGGTGGTACCATTTCCTTCTTGTTTGCTTGGAACTTGCTTGGGCAAGGGCAAGTCTCTTTGTTCCCCTGCAGCTGatatggtactggcataaggtcAGGGCTCGGGGAACACTGGCTGGGTGTGCAGCTCACCTCTATGGGGCTAGGAGCCCATTGGCAGTAGGGCTGACTTGCCCACGATGCCTCCTAGTCCCCGTGCACCAATGTCAGAACGTTTGTGGCCAGCTGACGGCGCCCCTTGCTTCCCCTGCAGGCCGTGTGCCGGTTCCCAGGCACCATGAATGCCATCGTTGCGCTCTGTCACTTCTGTGAGCTGCATGGCCCCCGCACTCTCTTTTGTACCGAAGTCCTACACGCCCCACTTCCCCAAGGGGCCGGGAGCGGGGACAGCTCTGGCCAGGGTGAGCAGGCTGAGGATGAAGAAGGTGGCATTCAGATGAGCAGTCGCATCCGCTCCCACAGCCCAGCGGAAGGGGCCAGTGCGGAAGCCAGCAGCCCAGGGCCCAAAAAGTCTGACATGTGTGAGGTGAGTGTCTTCTGGGTCCCCAGAGCTCCTGCTTTGTGGGAGGTGTTGTACTTGTGCTGCTGCTTCTACCATCCTGGGATAGGGTACATGGTCAGCAGAAAGTGCTGCAGAGGAGAGACAAACCAGAGAcccagtgtcaggagcagtgtgAGGCCTGATGGAGTGATGAGCGTGCTCCTCAGGTGACCGGCACAGACCAGGCACACTCAGTGGGCGTTTTCACGTGCAGTTCATGCCTTGTGCCCGACCTCACTCTGATTCCTGAAGGCCAGTGTCCTTGGTTAGAGCAGCCCCACTGGGGCTCTCTTGGTGTCACCTCGTGAGATCTGAGAAGTAAAGTGTCAGTTCCCTGGAGAGGTGCTTCTGAGTGCATAGGACCTGGTAGAGCCCAGGATCCGGGTAATGTTGGACTTGTCACTGCCGTGTGAAGTGGGACCTAGCGTGTTTTGCAGATACCCAGATCCCAAGATGGAATCCAACGTGCAGGAGATTGATTGGCGGGGACACCTGTGAGGGGTAGGGTAGGAGGAGCAAGGAGAGAGGGCTAGGCAGGAAGGGGCTTGAGTGGGTCTGGCCAGGCCCTTGGAGGGGCCTTGAGCACAGCTGCCCATTAGAGGGGCCCACATCTTGCGGGAAGGGCTCATCTTGGTGCCCCCTGGTGCTTGGCCCTTGGGTGGGGCAGCCTGCAGGGGCAGCAGAATGCTAGCTCCTTCGACAGTGCTGGGCCGTCAGTCTGTTGCCTCCCTGCAGCAGGCAGTGCAAGTGGTGTGTCTGCGGGCATCTTCTGTGTGCTTTGCTTGACCCCTTGCTGTGGCCTGAGGGCCTGCCAGGTGTTTGTGTCAGGACCAATGGCGGGATGGGTCCCATCACTCGAAAGAGGTTCACAGCAGGGTATGGCCCAGCCCTGCCACTCGCCAGCTCTGTGACTCTGGGCTGGCCGCTCAGCATCTAGGAGTCTCAGTTTCCACTTCTGCGAAATGGGGATTCTCACTATGTTTATCTCAGGGTTGTACCTTGAATTAGGTGAGATAAAGTATGCAAAGCTCTTATCacaagtgctcagtaaacattgtTACTAATAACCTGTGGCAACCTATCTCCTCAGCATTTAAATCCTCAGATAAgtgtaaatctaaaaaaaaaaaaaaaaatagaagtcagTTATTTTTGTACAAAAATAGGTTGAGTTTTCTAAATTCAGATTTGCGTAACAGTAAAGGGGTTTGTTGCCAGTTTTCCGACTAACtggttttcttttcctcctcatgGGCAGGGGTGCCGATCCCTTGCCGTGGGGCATCCAGGGTACATCAGCCACGACAAGGAAACCTCCATTAAATATGTCAGCCACCAGCATCCCAACCATCCCCAGCTCTTCAGCATTGTCCGCCAGGCCTGCGTTCGGAGCCTGAGCTGTGAGGTCAGCATCTTTGATATGGGAGACTGTCTGTGTAGGATTCTCATATGTTCCCCAGTTGAAAGACGCCCTCAGCAAGTTCAGGGGGTTAAGTTAGTTTAGGTCAGTGCCTGTTGTAGAGTACAGACTGAGTCAGTTCTCCAGATCCCCTGAGAATAAGTCCTGTGAGAGTCTTAGGGTTTCTGGATGGTTGCTGATTTTTCACATTAAGCACCAAACTTTTATTATGGGATGTGATTCTAAGATATGGACTATTTCTAGGGTATATATTTCACTGTATGAAGCATCACCTTTTGTAAAGGCTTGATCCTCATAAGCCCCAGTGGTCATCATGGGCTCTCAGGTCCTAGTGAAGAGTGTCAGTCAGTTTGTTCCACAACTCCATGGCTCCTGGTGTGGAGTTTGAGTCTTAGCGTTTATGGACTGTATTTGTCTGTTTGCCATAAAGAATTCATAATTATATTACTCAGATTTCCTGTCCCTGGTGTTCACTTGATTAAACAGATTCTGCCCCCTTGCTACCAGTTATTTATTGTGGCCGTGTGCTTGCCTTCAGCTGTTTTCCTCCTTTTAATTTCCTGCTGCTAATGTGCTAGAAGGCAGATACCATGTGTTAGAATTGTGTGTGAAAGTGTCATGACGGAGGGGCTTTTAACAGTTCTGTCCTAAAAATAAAGTATGTAAACTTTATTATATATACTGTGTAGTAGCTCTTTTGACCTTCTTTTTTTAGGTATACTCCAAGTGGGCAAATTTGAGCCTAGGGTAGATGTAATATTTGTATAGTAATTTTTTTGACTCAAGGTAGAAAGAACGAACCTATTTTAATTGCATTTCATGATAACAAATGTAATAGGTCTTCAGAAAGTGATCCCAGGTGCAGATGAATGCAAAATtaccccttccctccttccctccccactctgcctGACAATTCATGCTGGCTAATTACtgcagagagaagtctgaggaggtgggtgagactcTGCTCCTGAAGCAAGGGAGGCGTGCTGCCTCACATAGCTGCGCCCTTTCCAGGTCTGCCCTGGCCGCGAAGGCCCCATCTTCTTTGGGGACGAGCAGCACGGTTTTGTGTTTAGCCACACCTTCTTTATCAAAGACAGCCTGGCCAGGGGCTTCCAGCGCTGGTACAGCATCATTGCCATCATGATGGATCGCATCTATCTCATCAACTCCTGGCCCTTCCTGCTCGGGAAGATCCGTGGGGTCATCGATgagctccagggcaaggccctCAAGGTAATGCCGAGGAATGTGGGGCCTGCTGGAGTGGAGGCTGACCAGTGagcttctctctgctctggagcAGTGTGTGTGGCCCAGCCAGTTCTGTTTGCACTGATCCTGGGCTTCTGCTCTGTCTGAGTCATCCTTTCTTGGCTTCAGAGTTGGGGGTACATATGATAAATCCCCAGTTACTCAGCCCCCGCTTGCTGTCTTTGTCTCTCTTGCACCCACTGTTAtcctggctcttgttcatctCTGGTTTCTTTACTGCCAGTGGCATTGAGACCCAGGTTTCAGCCCTGGTTTCTGAGCCTGCTCACTCTGCCGTTCCTTCCAGAAGTCTGTCTGTTCATCGTGTTGTGGATCAGCTCCTAATCAGACCTCCAGTTGTGGCATTGCCTTTGTCAGGATAGACCGCTCTGGTCTTTGGGTGGATGGCCCTCAAATCTCAGTAGATTAAAACCACAAGGGTTTGCTTCTTGCTTATGCCATGTGTTGCAGGATGCAGGGGGAACAGCTTATTGTAACCAACTGGGCAGACAGGGCAGCAGCTGACTGGAATGCTGCTCGTTTGCCCTGCTGGAGGGAATAGAGTACCAGAGGGCCTTGCTCTCTCTCACCACATTGGCCAGAACTAGTCACATGCCTCACCATGTAGGGAAATCCTCCCTGTGCCTAGAAGAGGGGACTGGAAATGTTTGGAGAAGAGCACTGATGACCACCTAAGCATGCTATCTGCCCAACTGCCCATTATATGTCTAAGGAGTCAGTTGTAGGAGAGAGTACGGGAGAAGGTCTCCATTGGTTCCTCTCTCAAGTGGCCTTTACTCTAGCTGGAGAAGCAAAACAATTCTGGTGGCAGTTTCTGTAACCTGCACCAAGAGCGGTAGGATTCATGAAGTTGGCTGTGAGTTAGTAGTAACCTTGGCTGCCTAGTTTTGCTCTGATAAGGAGCAAATTTGCATTTCAGGTGTTTGAGGCGGAACAGTTTGGATGCCCACAGCGCGCCCAGAGGATGAACACAGCTTTTACACCATTCCTGCACCAAAGGAATGGCAATGCAGCCCGTTCGCTGACATCTTTGACTAGTGATGACAACTTGTGGGCGTGTCTTCATACCTCCTTTGCTTGGTAATGGGATTTGCAACTGCTAGAATGAGGGCAATAATGTGTTGTTTGGATAGGGCTACAAATTTGGTAGAATTAAAGCAGGGAGTGCAACAGTCCCTGCATGAGTTCCTTTCATTGTTTTGGTGGAGGAGCTCTGGGTACAAAACTGTTAGGCAATGAACAAGCCCTTTTTCCTTTCCCCTAGGCTTTCTCCTTTGTTTTATGGAAAACTTAGGTAGATGGCCCTCACCTCCCAACGATATAAAAGAAATGATGCTCCCATTCCAAGACTAATGATTCCTACCTCTTCTTAAGAACAACAGTAACCATTTCTTTCacttctgtgggtcagaaattcGAGAGTGGCAGAGCTGGATAGTTCTGGCAGGGACGTCTCAGGGTGCTTTGATGGCCAGGGTTGCAGCCATCTGGAGATTCAAATGGAGGCTCCACTTCTTAAGGTCCACTCATGGGGCTGGCAAGCTTGCCCTGGCTGCTCTGTCCCTCATCACGCGGATGTGGGAGCAACCCCCCCGCCCCGAGCCAGTGACCCAAGAGAGAGCAAGGCAGAGCATGACCTGGCCCCGGAAGTCACTCACTGCTCACTAGAAGTGTGTCACTAAGTCCAGCACACAGCCATGAGGAGGGGATTAGGCTTTATCTTCTGAAGGGAGGAGAGCCAAAGAATTTGTGCACGTACTTTAAAGTGTCCAAGAATTTGTGGACATACttgaaagccaccacagtctgTCCTCTGACGACAAATTGTTTATACTCCTCCCGCATGCAAAATAGATTCACTCCCCCAAAGTCTTCTtcctttgccaaaaccaaacccattgccatcaagcaacgctataggacagagtagaactgccccatggggtttccaagaagctgctggtggatttgaactgctgactttttggttggcagccaagctcttaaccactgtgccaccagggctccccttcctTTGCAGCCTCCCCTTAAAGTCTAGAGTCCTGTTATCTCCACCAGGTCCTGGTGTGGAAGGGGTTCCTTCACTACAGACAGTGGAACACAGCTCCTGAGGGCCTGGGAGCTAAAGAGAAAAATGATCTCCTTCCCACCTACCCAATATACAGTTCCTCTGGTCTTTTTAAATGTATAAGGGAAATATTTTCAAACCTACCCAAAGTAGAATAAATAGTACAATTTCTTGAACTACCTACATGTTCCTATCACCAGCTTTAGCAGTTACCAACACTCTGCTGCTTTCTCATTTATCCTCCCACTTTTTTTCCCCagagtatttttttaaagcaaatcttAATTATATCATTTCAAACATAAATATAACCATGATAACGTTATCATATCCAACAAAATGACAGTAATTTAGTGTCATCCAGTACCCAATCCATGTTCAGTTTTCTCTTTTTGTCTCAAGAGTGACTTTTGAATAGGGGTCAGAACAACTCCCACACATTGCTTAGGTTGTTATGTCACACAAGCCTCTCTCAGACTGGAAGAGGGTCTCCTGCTCCCCTCTCCTccttttttcccttgccttttattGAAGGGCCTGGGTCATTTGTCTTGTAGAACTGCTTGTGTCCCCGTGGTGGTGTTCAGCATATTCCTTTATCCCCATATTCCCTGTAAACTGGTAGTTAGATCAAGAAGCTTGATCCATTTCAGGTTCAGGTTTTCTTTTGGCAAAATGGCTTCATAGCTGCCACTGTGCTTTACAGGCTCTTGAAAGCGTGTGGCAGCCGGCTGACCGAGAAGCTGCTGGAAGGTGCGCCAACTGAGGACACACTGGTCCAGATGGAGAAGCTTGCCGGTGAGGCTTAGAGGGGCTTGTGCTGGGAGTCTTTGCCCTGCAGTGGTGCCGGGGTTGTCCTTGTTCCAGCCACATAGCCACTGGGTTCTGACCCGTCCTGCAGAAGCGCTGATGCAGGGAAACGTGGCTCTGCGTAGCCCAGGATGAGCTCTGGTTAAGCTCACTGTTTAATCTTGGTGTCTTTATTGTGAGTCCCTGTCTCATACTCTTGGACATGTGAAAGAATCTCTTTCCAGGCAGATGGGAAAATCCACTACCAGGGCTGTCAGtctctggaaggagccctggtgacacagtggttaaagtgcttggctgctaaccacaaaaggttggtggttcaaacccaccagctgctccacgggagaaagatgtggcagcctgcttctgtaaagattcacagccttggaaaccctatggggcagttctgttgctgtcctacagggttgctgtgagttagaatctacgtgacagctgtgggttttttttttttccccttgtttttttGTCTAAGAAAGGAAGTGAATATAGAAAGCCCTCCTTGTTCCTATTTTATGTGGATTAGCTTTTGCAAATAGTCTCtcattctttgctttttagcaaaTACAATGTTATACTTCAGTTGGACCCAGGTTTTCCATCAAGAAGATTGATTCCCAAACCTGCCCTGCCCCGGATTCATGCATCAGAATCTCCACGCCTGTTGTTCAGGGTCCTGTGTGTTTGAGGAGCTGCCCAAGGGCTTCTGCTGTACCTTGGCACCAGCCCAGGACCCTCTGACCTGGATTCTGTGCTTTCTATTGGGGAGATTTGATCTTTGGGGATCTAGATCCACGGGTCTCAGCTATGGGGCTGGATAAATCAGACTTGTAATGCATGTAGCAGGTAGTTTGTTACAAATAGTGTGCATGCTACAGTTTGTGAGCAGTTTACCTTTTTAATAAGTAAGGGGTGTTTCAAGGTGATAACCTGTAGTCAAGGTACTTGCACATGTTTGCATTCAAACAAGCTTTCCTGAGTGGAGGAAAAGGTAATAGAGTGTTGACTAGAGCCGACTGTGCTTAGAAAAGACAAAACCTCACAGTCCACCTTCACATCTTTGTGGGAGTTCTACCCTAGGATCACTCATCACTGTAGTGATTACAAATTTCTAGTACGGTGGCGATGGCAAGGATGGTTTCCTGGTCAGTCAAGTCTATGAGAGCTTTTAGGAAAGGTGGAAATGTCAGGGTGTGTTTTGGTCATGAAGGAGGTGAAAATTGGGTTGTGGAGCCGCACTCTGAAGTCAAACCAGCCTCGCTCCAATCTCGGCTTGGCATGCAGTGGCAGTGTGCAGGCAAGGTCCCTCCCTCTGGGCCAGCTGTCTCATTTGTGATGTGAAATGGAGATGTATTCACTTGTGGGGGGTGGTGCCATGAAGATGAactaaaataacaaatattttttcgtctgtaaaatggggataatagtactGACCTCAGGACTATTAACAGGATTCAATGAAATAATGTACATAAAGCCCTTAGAAAAGCACCTAGGAGAGgaagtattcaataaatggaaACTTTTGTGTTCATCATTGCTTTGAAATTTCCCCACAACAGTGAACAGCTTGCTTCTTTCAAGCGAGTGCTTCAAAAACCTAGGGCGCAGCACCAGGCCAAATGAACAGTGAACCGAGCCTCTCCCTTCTCCAGAGTGCCCAAGGCTATAGCTTCATGTGCCAACTTGCTAGAACCAGAAGTCAGTAACAACTGGCCCAGGCCCCCCAGAGTGCCTGGGGCTGGCCTGGTGGTGTGAGACACAGAACAGCATGTTCTGTAACTGCCCGTCCTCTGGCTtgcagatttagaagaggaatcAGAAAGCTGGGACAACTCTGAGGCTGAAGAGGAGAAGACCCTTGTGTTCTCCGAAGGTACAGAAGGGCAGGAGCGGACCAAATGCCCAACAGACTTGTCCTCACTCTCAGACTGTGGAAGCTGGCAGCCTCGGAAGCTGCCAGTCTTTAAGTCACTTCGGCACATGAGACAGGTAGGTGGCAGGGGAGCAGAGCCCCATCAGGAACTCAAGGAGAAGAACCCAGTCTTCTCTTCCCGGCTCATCTCCATCCAACACTTGGCCCTTTGGGCCCATCAGTTTTAAAACCTAGCAAGGGGTAGTTGGTTAGGAGTAACAAAAAACCTTCTGGATGTGGGCTGAAGAAGGTGAGGGCATCTGGGGCATTTGAACCACAGGTAAGGGTTCCTCTTTTTATGATTGTCCAGACATGGACCAGTACTgtgaaatttgcctccaaaaatggagggtgctgagagaccaaagaaagaagcAGGCAACTCCAGTGTGGCAGCAAAGGAGCGTGTTAAGGAGACTTACATACAAGGCAGTAGTCCCTGGTGGCCAAAGGACCAAGGCAGATCTCCACACATGTGGTGGAAGgccagaggttttatagtggtggtgaACAGTAGTGACTGTATGCTGGGGGCTTACGTGAGAATGCAAATTATAGTGAACTAGCAGACCATATGGGGGTACCCATGTTCAGCCCCACAAAGCCTTTTTCCCCTTCAGCCCTCCCCCCAAGGGCAGCTCTTACAATCAGGCACGTTTTCTCACTTGTGCTGCTCCCCGTCTTGTGCTGTAGTGTTAGAGACCTGTTCCTGCCCCACTGggaacagatatagaagtggGGTTGTCCACATGCCGTATGGTGCCTGTGTTTGTTGCAAGAGACAGTTACTGTGTGCCGAGAACAGGGGGAGGGGTTCTCTGATAAGAAGAAGGAACTGGGAGAGAGAAGGCAACtcaattcccagcctccttatcagagagTGTTCTGGGTCCAAGACCTTTGCTTAGACATCTTGAATGAGAGGCGTAGAGGCAGACCATTCCCACTACAATGATGATGTAGGTGTTATTCTTCAGAGAAAGGGCATGATGGTTGGCTTCTCATGGTCCTTTCTAATCTCGTCATTCTAGAACCTTCTAAAAGTATTGAACCACAGTATTATTGGCTAATGaaccctggttgtgcaatggttggGTGCTAGTCTGCTAGCTGAAAGGccgcagttcagacccacccagtggctccatagaaGAAGAGACCtcgtgatctgtttctgtaaagattatagcctagaaaaccctacggggcagctctactctgtcatattgggtagctatgagttgaaaatcgactcgactgcaccagACAACATTACCAGCTTGCATGCAGCCTAGACTGTTGCAGACTGAAAATGATAGCTATTGTTACAAAAAATTGTAAGTAGTCTGGATGTTCAGCCACAGTCGTTATGGCACATCCACACTCAGGCTGCTGTTAAGTACAAGAATCACATGTGTAAACACCCAGGAGGATGCaggtgtgtgtgtac
Above is a window of Loxodonta africana isolate mLoxAfr1 chromosome 2, mLoxAfr1.hap2, whole genome shotgun sequence DNA encoding:
- the FLCN gene encoding folliculin isoform X1, producing the protein MNAIVALCHFCELHGPRTLFCTEVLHAPLPQGAGSGDSSGQGEQAEDEEGGIQMSSRIRSHSPAEGASAEASSPGPKKSDMCEGCRSLAVGHPGYISHDKETSIKYVSHQHPNHPQLFSIVRQACVRSLSCEVCPGREGPIFFGDEQHGFVFSHTFFIKDSLARGFQRWYSIIAIMMDRIYLINSWPFLLGKIRGVIDELQGKALKVFEAEQFGCPQRAQRMNTAFTPFLHQRNGNAARSLTSLTSDDNLWACLHTSFAWLLKACGSRLTEKLLEGAPTEDTLVQMEKLADLEEESESWDNSEAEEEKTLVFSEGTEGQERTKCPTDLSSLSDCGSWQPRKLPVFKSLRHMRQVLGAPSFRMLAWHVLMGNQVIWKSRDVDLVQSAFEVLRTMLPVGCVRIIPYSNQYEEAYRCNFLGLSPQVQIPSHVLSSEFAVIVEVHTVPRSSLYPVGPEDDQSLSKYEFVVTSGSPVSADRVGPTILNKIEAALTNQNLSVDVVDQCLICLKEEWMNKVKVLFKFTKVDSRPKEDTQKLLSILGASEEDNVKLLKFWMTGLSKTYKSHLMSTVRSPTASESRN
- the FLCN gene encoding folliculin isoform X2; the protein is MNAIVALCHFCELHGPRTLFCTEVLHAPLPQGAGSGDSSGQGEQAEDEEGGIQMSSRIRSHSPAEGASAEASSPGPKKSDMCEGCRSLAVGHPGYISHDKETSIKYVSHQHPNHPQLFSIVRQACVRSLSCEVFEAEQFGCPQRAQRMNTAFTPFLHQRNGNAARSLTSLTSDDNLWACLHTSFAWLLKACGSRLTEKLLEGAPTEDTLVQMEKLADLEEESESWDNSEAEEEKTLVFSEGTEGQERTKCPTDLSSLSDCGSWQPRKLPVFKSLRHMRQVLGAPSFRMLAWHVLMGNQVIWKSRDVDLVQSAFEVLRTMLPVGCVRIIPYSNQYEEAYRCNFLGLSPQVQIPSHVLSSEFAVIVEVHTVPRSSLYPVGPEDDQSLSKYEFVVTSGSPVSADRVGPTILNKIEAALTNQNLSVDVVDQCLICLKEEWMNKVKVLFKFTKVDSRPKEDTQKLLSILGASEEDNVKLLKFWMTGLSKTYKSHLMSTVRSPTASESRN